A section of the Nocardioides oleivorans genome encodes:
- the pgi gene encoding glucose-6-phosphate isomerase encodes MTDGPVDPTTTPAWDALAALAAGFTPDLRGWFDDDAGRTSSLTRPVGDLHVDLSKTFLRDDVRARLLDLAAETGVVERRDAMFAGTHVNTTEDRAVLHTALRLPADASLSVDGQDVVADVHEVLDRVYAFAAQVRSGEWTGVTGKRIETVVNIGIGGSDLGPVMAYEALEPYHQDGLTCRFISNIDPTDAGQELKGLDPETTLFIVSSKTFGTLETLTNARLCRSWLLDHLPDDADREAAVAQHFVAVSTALDKVADFGIDPANAFGFWDWVGGRYSMDSAIGLSLVIAIGPDRFAEMLAGFHTVDEHFRTTPADSNVPLLMGLLNVWYVNFLGAHTHAVLPYSQLLHRFPAYLQQLTMESNGKGVRWDGTAVGYDTGEVFWGEPGTNGQHAFYQLIHQGTRLVPADFIAFARPAYALQDGDTDVHELFLANFFAQTKALAFGKTADEVRAEGVAEELVSARTFPGNRPTTSIMAPELTPGVLGQLVALYEHITFVEGAVWGIDSFDQWGVELGKQLAQQLRPAVSGDAAVAAEQDASTQSLIRYYQEHRGR; translated from the coding sequence GTGACGGACGGGCCGGTGGATCCGACCACGACGCCGGCCTGGGACGCGCTGGCCGCGCTCGCGGCCGGCTTCACGCCCGACCTGCGCGGCTGGTTCGACGACGACGCCGGCCGGACGTCGTCCCTGACCCGCCCGGTGGGCGACCTGCACGTCGACCTGTCGAAGACGTTCCTGCGCGACGACGTGCGTGCGCGCCTGCTCGACCTCGCCGCCGAGACCGGCGTCGTCGAGCGGCGCGACGCGATGTTCGCGGGCACGCACGTCAACACCACCGAGGACCGGGCCGTCCTGCACACCGCCCTGCGGCTGCCCGCCGACGCGTCCCTGTCCGTCGACGGCCAGGACGTGGTGGCCGACGTCCACGAGGTGCTGGACCGCGTGTACGCCTTCGCCGCACAGGTGCGGTCGGGAGAGTGGACGGGCGTCACCGGCAAGCGCATCGAGACGGTCGTCAACATCGGCATCGGCGGCTCCGACCTCGGACCGGTGATGGCCTACGAGGCCCTCGAGCCCTACCACCAGGACGGGCTCACCTGCCGGTTCATCAGCAACATCGACCCGACCGACGCCGGGCAGGAGCTGAAGGGCCTCGACCCGGAGACGACCCTCTTCATCGTCTCCAGCAAGACCTTCGGCACCCTCGAGACGCTGACCAACGCACGGCTGTGCCGTTCCTGGCTCCTCGACCACCTGCCCGACGACGCCGACCGGGAAGCCGCCGTCGCGCAGCACTTCGTCGCCGTCTCGACCGCGCTCGACAAGGTCGCGGACTTCGGCATCGACCCCGCCAACGCGTTCGGCTTCTGGGACTGGGTCGGCGGGCGCTACTCGATGGACTCCGCGATCGGGCTCTCGCTCGTGATCGCGATCGGGCCCGATCGCTTCGCCGAGATGCTCGCCGGCTTCCACACCGTCGACGAGCACTTCCGCACGACGCCCGCCGACTCCAACGTGCCGTTGCTGATGGGGCTGCTCAACGTCTGGTACGTCAACTTCCTCGGCGCCCACACCCACGCGGTCCTCCCCTACTCCCAGCTGCTGCACCGCTTCCCGGCCTACCTCCAGCAGCTCACGATGGAGTCCAACGGCAAGGGCGTGCGCTGGGACGGCACCGCGGTCGGCTACGACACCGGCGAGGTCTTCTGGGGCGAGCCGGGCACCAACGGCCAGCACGCCTTCTACCAGCTGATCCACCAGGGGACGCGGCTCGTCCCGGCCGACTTCATCGCCTTCGCGCGGCCGGCGTACGCGCTCCAGGACGGCGACACGGACGTGCACGAGCTCTTCCTGGCGAACTTCTTCGCACAGACCAAGGCGCTCGCCTTCGGCAAGACCGCCGACGAGGTGCGTGCCGAGGGCGTCGCCGAGGAGCTGGTGTCCGCGCGCACGTTCCCGGGCAACCGGCCGACCACCTCGATCATGGCGCCGGAGCTGACGCCGGGCGTGCTCGGGCAGCTGGTCGCGCTCTACGAGCACATCACCTTCGTCGAGGGCGCGGTGTGGGGCATCGACAGCTTCGACCAGTGGGGCGTCGAGCTGGGCAAGCAGCTCGCCCAGCAGCTGCGCCCTGCCGTGTCCGGTGACGCCGCCGTCGCCGCCGAGCAGGACGCGTCCACCCAGTCGCTCATCCGCTACTACCAGGAGCACCGAGGCCGATGA
- a CDS encoding COX15/CtaA family protein, protein MNTLLSRLAPYLWPLAVANLVANIGIVVTGGAVRLTGSGLGCPTWPRCTDESYVPHGELGVHGAIEFGNRMLTFALTAVAIACFLAALGAGHRRATRLSLVVGLGIPLQAVIGGITVLTDLNPWIVSGHFLLSMAMVMVCVGLLDELRSPDREAAPRVPRVLAWATLVAGWVVLYLGTVVTGAGPHAGDTESPRNGLDPSTVSHLHAYAVYALVALTIALLVVALRGGHRWLATVASLVLVIELLQGVLGWVQYSLDLPVTLVALHMLGAGLLAAGLARIALAVLPHHAANEPTPGGEPQPHAATRLP, encoded by the coding sequence ATGAACACGCTGCTCTCCCGGCTCGCGCCGTACCTCTGGCCCCTCGCCGTGGCGAACCTCGTCGCGAACATCGGCATCGTCGTCACCGGCGGTGCCGTCCGGCTCACCGGCTCCGGCCTCGGCTGCCCGACCTGGCCGCGCTGCACCGACGAGTCCTACGTCCCGCACGGCGAGCTCGGGGTCCACGGAGCCATCGAGTTCGGCAACCGGATGCTCACCTTCGCCCTCACCGCAGTGGCGATCGCCTGCTTCCTCGCCGCGCTGGGCGCCGGCCATCGCCGGGCCACCCGCCTCTCGCTCGTCGTCGGCCTCGGCATCCCGCTGCAGGCGGTCATCGGCGGCATCACCGTGCTCACCGACCTGAACCCGTGGATCGTCTCGGGCCACTTCCTGCTGTCGATGGCGATGGTCATGGTCTGCGTGGGCCTGCTCGACGAGCTCCGGAGCCCCGATCGCGAGGCGGCGCCCCGGGTGCCCCGCGTCCTGGCCTGGGCGACGCTGGTCGCCGGCTGGGTCGTGCTCTACCTCGGCACCGTGGTGACCGGCGCCGGACCGCACGCGGGCGACACCGAGTCACCGCGCAACGGGCTGGACCCCTCCACCGTGTCCCACCTGCACGCGTACGCCGTCTACGCGCTGGTGGCGCTGACGATCGCGCTGCTGGTCGTGGCGCTGCGCGGCGGCCACCGGTGGCTGGCGACCGTCGCCTCGCTGGTGCTGGTCATCGAGCTGCTGCAGGGCGTGCTCGGGTGGGTGCAGTACAGCCTGGACCTGCCGGTCACCCTCGTCGCGCTGCACATGCTCGGCGCCGGGCTGCTCGCGGCCGGACTGGCGCGGATCGCGCTCGCCGTCCTGCCGCACCACGCGGCGAACGAACCCACGCCGGGAGGCGAGCCGCAGCCCCACGCTGCGACCCGCCTGCCCTGA
- a CDS encoding heme o synthase: MHRQSEVPTVSHAGPHAAASDRQSTGDDGAQQEGPKTWRDVVGAYVGLTKPRVIELLLLTTVPVMFFAERGIPALGLVAATVVGGALSAGSASAYNCVYDRDIDEQMRRTRRRALPRHIVSPTSALVFATVLAVLSTVVLALWVNYLSAALSLGANAFYVFVYTMLLKRRTTQNIVWGGLAGCFPALIGWTAVTGELAWTPVVLFLVVFFWTPPHTWALALRYREDYRNVDVPMLPVVKPAAEVGRQIVVYSWVMVATSLLLWPVAGTSLVYPIAVAVLGVVFLVEAHRMWRRAKASDVLSEINPMRLFHASNLYLSLVFVAVALDPLLSR, translated from the coding sequence ATCCACCGTCAGTCCGAGGTTCCCACCGTGTCCCACGCCGGCCCGCACGCTGCTGCGTCCGACCGGCAGTCGACCGGTGACGACGGTGCCCAGCAGGAGGGCCCGAAGACCTGGCGCGACGTCGTCGGCGCCTACGTCGGGCTGACCAAGCCGCGGGTCATCGAGCTGCTGCTCCTGACGACCGTGCCGGTGATGTTCTTCGCCGAGCGCGGCATCCCGGCCCTCGGCCTCGTCGCCGCGACCGTCGTCGGCGGCGCGCTGTCGGCGGGATCGGCGTCGGCCTACAACTGCGTCTACGACCGCGACATCGACGAGCAGATGCGCCGCACCCGGCGCCGGGCGCTCCCGCGCCACATCGTTTCGCCCACCTCGGCCCTGGTCTTCGCGACCGTGCTGGCCGTGCTCTCCACGGTCGTGCTGGCGCTGTGGGTCAACTACCTCTCGGCCGCGCTGTCGCTGGGCGCCAACGCGTTCTACGTCTTCGTCTACACGATGCTGCTCAAGCGCCGCACGACCCAGAACATCGTCTGGGGCGGCCTGGCCGGGTGCTTCCCGGCGCTGATCGGCTGGACGGCGGTGACCGGCGAGCTGGCCTGGACGCCGGTGGTCCTGTTCCTGGTCGTCTTCTTCTGGACGCCTCCGCACACGTGGGCGCTGGCCCTGCGCTACCGCGAGGACTACCGCAACGTCGACGTCCCGATGCTGCCCGTGGTCAAGCCGGCCGCCGAGGTCGGTCGGCAGATCGTGGTCTACAGCTGGGTGATGGTCGCGACGTCCCTGCTGCTCTGGCCGGTGGCCGGCACGAGCCTGGTCTACCCGATCGCGGTCGCCGTCCTCGGCGTGGTGTTCCTGGTCGAGGCGCACCGCATGTGGCGGCGCGCGAAGGCGTCGGACGTGCTGAGCGAGATCAACCCGATGCGCCTCTTCCACGCCTCGAATCTTTACCTTTCCCTGGTGTTCGTCGCGGTTGCCCTGGACCCCCTGCTGTCGCGCTAG
- a CDS encoding class F sortase codes for MSLRSILARLAVVLTVCAPLVIGQGAVAHAAAAPDRLRIAATGTDARIIKVPARNDTLAVGHQLRGAVYTWSQGDPPCDPTGSTVYAGHAWRAGNGVADRWGQLRRGDVVRVAGCRFEVTKREFWSASRRMGSLYSVHGPARIVLVACKADDYSRRTVVFARKIGR; via the coding sequence GTGAGCCTTCGCTCGATCCTGGCGCGGCTGGCCGTGGTCCTCACGGTCTGCGCACCGCTCGTGATCGGTCAGGGTGCGGTGGCCCACGCGGCCGCCGCCCCTGACCGGCTGCGCATCGCCGCGACCGGCACGGACGCCAGGATCATCAAGGTCCCCGCCCGCAACGACACGCTCGCCGTCGGTCACCAGCTGCGCGGCGCGGTCTACACCTGGTCCCAGGGCGACCCGCCCTGCGACCCGACCGGCAGCACGGTCTACGCCGGACACGCCTGGCGTGCCGGCAACGGCGTCGCGGATCGTTGGGGTCAGCTGCGCCGCGGCGACGTGGTCCGCGTGGCGGGCTGCCGCTTCGAGGTCACCAAGCGCGAGTTCTGGTCGGCCTCGCGCCGGATGGGCTCGCTCTACTCGGTCCACGGCCCGGCACGCATCGTGCTGGTCGCCTGCAAGGCCGACGACTACTCCCGCCGTACGGTGGTCTTCGCCCGCAAGATCGGGCGCTGA
- the tkt gene encoding transketolase: MTEKSALPATLEWTEIDDKAVDTVRVLAMDAVQKVGNGHPGTAMSLAPAAYLLFQKVMRHDPADPEWIARDRFVLSCGHSSISLYLQLFLGGYGLELDDIKALRTWGSKTPGHPELGHTAGVEVTTGPLGQGVGNAVGMALSGRRVHGMLDPDAAAGESLFDHQVYAIASDGDLEEGVSSEASSIAGTQKLGNLTVIYDRNRISIEGDTDIAFTEDVAKRYEAYGWHVQTVDWTNGGTDYVEDVPALYSAIRKAHAKGDQPSLIVLDTVIAWPAPNAQGTEAAHGSALGADEVAATKKVLGFDPDRTFEVPTGVLEHTRQLRERGSAWGAEWDERYTAWAAEHPESAELLHRLKRREMPVGLADALPTFPADAKGVATRSASGKVINALAPVLPELWGGSADLAGSNNTTITSAPSVGPEVAEVGEWSTDPFQGRVLHFGIREHGMGAIMNGIAADRLTRVFGGTFLTFSDYMRGSVRVAALSKLPVTYVWTHDSIGLGEDGPTHQPIEHLAALRAMPGLDVVRPADANETVAAWQTILERTDTPAALALTRQNVPVFPRGEEGFASTEGVARGAYVLLDSDKGTPDVILVGTGSEVQLAVEARRLLAEDGVDARVVSMPCLEWFEEQDESYRDLVLPPTVKARVSVEAGVRQGWREIVGDNGRIVSIDHYGASADYARIYTEFGVTAQAVADAARDSIAVVTA, translated from the coding sequence TTGACCGAGAAGTCCGCCCTGCCCGCCACCCTCGAGTGGACCGAGATCGACGACAAGGCCGTCGACACCGTCCGCGTGCTGGCGATGGACGCAGTGCAGAAGGTCGGCAACGGCCACCCCGGCACCGCCATGAGCCTCGCGCCGGCGGCGTACCTCCTCTTCCAGAAGGTGATGCGCCACGACCCGGCCGACCCGGAGTGGATCGCCCGCGACCGCTTCGTCCTGTCCTGCGGCCACTCCAGCATCTCGCTCTACCTCCAGCTCTTCCTCGGCGGCTACGGCCTCGAGCTCGACGACATCAAGGCGCTGCGCACGTGGGGCTCGAAGACCCCCGGCCACCCCGAGCTCGGCCACACCGCCGGCGTCGAGGTGACGACCGGCCCGCTCGGCCAGGGCGTCGGCAACGCGGTCGGCATGGCGCTGTCCGGCCGCCGGGTGCACGGCATGCTCGACCCCGACGCCGCTGCCGGTGAGAGCCTGTTCGACCACCAGGTCTACGCGATCGCCTCCGACGGCGACCTCGAGGAGGGAGTGAGCTCCGAGGCCAGCTCCATCGCCGGCACGCAGAAGCTCGGCAACCTCACCGTCATCTACGACCGCAACCGCATCTCGATCGAGGGCGACACCGACATCGCCTTCACCGAGGACGTGGCCAAGCGCTACGAGGCCTACGGCTGGCACGTGCAGACGGTCGACTGGACCAACGGTGGGACCGACTACGTCGAGGACGTCCCCGCCCTCTACTCCGCCATCCGCAAGGCACACGCGAAGGGCGATCAGCCGTCGCTGATCGTCCTCGACACGGTCATCGCCTGGCCGGCACCGAACGCCCAGGGCACCGAGGCCGCCCACGGCAGCGCACTCGGCGCCGACGAGGTCGCGGCCACCAAGAAGGTGCTGGGCTTCGACCCCGACCGGACCTTCGAGGTCCCGACGGGCGTCCTCGAGCACACCCGTCAGCTGCGCGAGCGCGGCTCCGCGTGGGGTGCGGAGTGGGACGAGCGTTACACCGCCTGGGCCGCCGAGCACCCCGAGTCGGCCGAGCTGCTGCACCGGCTGAAGCGCCGGGAGATGCCGGTCGGCCTCGCCGACGCGCTGCCGACGTTCCCCGCCGATGCGAAGGGCGTCGCGACCCGCTCGGCGTCCGGCAAGGTGATCAACGCCCTCGCGCCGGTGCTGCCCGAGCTGTGGGGCGGCTCGGCCGACCTCGCCGGCTCCAACAACACCACGATCACCAGTGCCCCGTCCGTCGGCCCCGAGGTCGCCGAGGTGGGCGAGTGGAGCACCGATCCGTTCCAGGGCCGGGTCCTCCACTTCGGCATCCGCGAGCACGGCATGGGCGCGATCATGAACGGCATCGCGGCCGACCGGCTCACGCGCGTCTTCGGTGGCACGTTCCTCACCTTCTCCGACTACATGCGGGGCTCCGTCCGCGTGGCCGCCCTCAGCAAGCTGCCGGTGACCTACGTCTGGACCCACGACTCGATCGGCCTCGGCGAGGACGGCCCGACGCACCAGCCCATCGAGCACCTCGCCGCGCTGCGGGCGATGCCCGGGCTCGACGTCGTACGACCGGCGGACGCGAACGAGACCGTCGCCGCCTGGCAGACCATCCTCGAGCGCACCGACACCCCGGCGGCCCTCGCACTGACCCGCCAGAACGTGCCGGTCTTCCCGCGGGGCGAGGAGGGCTTCGCGTCCACCGAGGGTGTGGCGCGCGGCGCCTACGTCCTCCTGGACTCCGACAAGGGCACGCCCGACGTGATCCTGGTCGGCACCGGGTCCGAGGTGCAGCTCGCCGTCGAGGCCAGGCGCCTGCTCGCCGAGGACGGCGTCGACGCCCGCGTGGTCTCGATGCCGTGCCTGGAGTGGTTCGAGGAGCAGGACGAGTCCTACCGCGACCTCGTGCTGCCGCCCACCGTCAAGGCCCGGGTCTCCGTCGAGGCCGGTGTCAGGCAGGGCTGGCGCGAGATCGTCGGCGACAACGGCCGGATCGTCTCCATCGACCACTACGGCGCCTCGGCCGACTACGCCCGGATCTACACCGAGTTCGGCGTCACCGCCCAGGCGGTCGCCGACGCGGCGCGCGACAGCATCGCCGTCGTCACCGCCTGA
- a CDS encoding glucose-6-phosphate dehydrogenase assembly protein OpcA, protein MIELTDTNSSSIAAEFVRSRVRAGSPAMGMVMTLIIVAPEDDAAEAMEAAKRASREHPSRVLGVILGDGRGAAQVNAQVGSGDGWGGETALIRLKGEVVKHAESVVLPLLLPDSPVAIWWPTSAPSDPASDPLGAIAQRRITDSAAVSRGKSTAMLTQCETYAPGNTDLSWTRLTPWRALLAAALDQHPLKVTGAKVTAERVSPSADLLVAWLADRLKVPVDRANSEGPGITEVTMDTKQGPIRIARGDGRLATFTSPNRPDRPVALKRREVPALLAEELRRLDEDDVYAEVAKRLVKLRGRK, encoded by the coding sequence ATGATCGAGCTCACCGACACCAACTCGTCGTCGATCGCGGCCGAGTTCGTCCGCTCCCGCGTCCGCGCCGGCAGCCCCGCCATGGGCATGGTCATGACGCTGATCATCGTGGCGCCCGAGGACGACGCGGCCGAGGCGATGGAGGCCGCCAAGCGCGCCTCGCGCGAGCACCCCTCGCGGGTCCTCGGGGTGATCCTCGGCGACGGCCGTGGAGCCGCCCAGGTCAACGCCCAGGTCGGCAGTGGCGACGGCTGGGGCGGTGAGACCGCGCTGATCCGGCTCAAGGGCGAGGTGGTCAAGCACGCCGAGTCCGTCGTGCTGCCCCTGCTGCTCCCCGACTCCCCCGTGGCGATCTGGTGGCCCACGTCCGCGCCGAGCGACCCGGCGTCGGACCCGCTCGGCGCCATCGCGCAGCGGCGCATCACCGACTCCGCCGCGGTGTCCCGCGGCAAGTCCACCGCGATGCTCACCCAGTGCGAGACCTACGCGCCCGGCAACACCGACCTCAGCTGGACGCGCCTCACGCCGTGGCGGGCACTGTTGGCAGCGGCCCTCGACCAGCACCCGCTGAAGGTCACCGGCGCCAAGGTCACCGCCGAGCGCGTCAGCCCCAGCGCCGACCTGCTCGTCGCGTGGCTGGCCGACCGGCTGAAGGTGCCGGTGGACCGCGCCAACTCCGAGGGCCCCGGCATCACCGAGGTCACGATGGACACCAAGCAGGGCCCGATCCGGATCGCCCGAGGGGACGGACGCCTGGCGACCTTCACCTCGCCGAACCGCCCCGATCGCCCCGTCGCGCTCAAGCGTCGCGAGGTCCCCGCCCTGCTGGCCGAGGAGCTGCGCCGACTCGACGAGGACGACGTCTACGCCGAGGTCGCCAAGCGGCTCGTGAAGCTGCGGGGCAGGAAGTGA
- a CDS encoding ABC transporter permease, which yields MSAGTFAPAPAGASTARMVLAQSRMEARLMLRNGEQLLLAIVIPVIVLVGGVVGADRIGIDLDGHRAVDILSPGVLALAVMSTSFTSVAIATGFERRYGVIKLLGSSPLPRSGLLMGKVLALLNVVALQLVVLVVAGLALGWEPSLTHPPRSVAGLVLAVALGTAAFAALGLFVAGVLRAEATLALANLVYLLLMAGGGVVLPTTTYGGASSVIEWLPSGALGEAMRAALVDATIDGRSLLVLALWAVAGTVLTARTFKWE from the coding sequence ATGAGCGCCGGGACCTTCGCACCGGCACCGGCAGGAGCATCGACGGCCCGGATGGTGCTCGCGCAGTCGCGCATGGAGGCGCGGCTGATGCTGCGCAACGGCGAGCAGCTGCTGCTCGCGATCGTGATCCCCGTGATCGTGCTGGTCGGCGGCGTGGTCGGCGCGGACCGCATCGGCATCGACCTCGACGGCCACCGGGCGGTCGACATCCTCAGCCCCGGGGTGCTGGCGCTCGCGGTCATGTCGACGTCGTTCACGTCGGTCGCGATCGCCACGGGCTTCGAGCGCCGCTACGGCGTGATCAAGCTGCTCGGGTCCTCGCCCCTGCCGCGCAGCGGGCTCCTGATGGGCAAGGTCCTCGCCCTCCTCAACGTCGTCGCCCTCCAGCTCGTGGTCCTCGTCGTGGCGGGCCTCGCCCTCGGCTGGGAGCCGAGCCTCACCCACCCGCCGCGATCCGTGGCCGGGCTGGTCCTCGCCGTCGCCCTCGGCACGGCGGCGTTCGCGGCCCTCGGCCTGTTCGTCGCAGGTGTGCTGCGGGCCGAGGCCACACTGGCCCTGGCCAACCTCGTCTACCTCCTGCTGATGGCAGGGGGCGGCGTCGTGCTCCCGACCACCACCTACGGTGGCGCGTCGTCGGTCATCGAGTGGCTGCCCTCCGGAGCCCTGGGCGAGGCGATGCGCGCCGCACTCGTGGACGCCACGATCGACGGGCGTTCGCTCCTCGTGCTGGCGCTCTGGGCCGTCGCCGGCACCGTCCTCACCGCCCGGACCTTCAAGTGGGAATGA
- the zwf gene encoding glucose-6-phosphate dehydrogenase has translation MTYTNPLRDPQDRRLPRIAGPCGMVLFGVTGDLSRKKVMPAIYDLANRGLLPPGFSLVGFARRDWADQDFAQIVHDAVKEHARTPFREEVWKQLSEGFRFVPGNFDDDDAFDNLRRTVEELDQLRGTGGNMAFYLAIPPAFFGTVVGQLKEHGLADPGPDQWRRVVVEKPFGHDLESARELNATLAGVFPSGSVFRIDHYLGKETVQNILAMRFANNMFEPIWNSNYVDHVQITMAEDIGIGGRAGYYDGIGAARDVIQNHLLQLMALVAMEEPIAFDAESLRIEKQKVLASAKLPQRLDLSTARGQYTAGWAGGEKVIGFLEEEGIKQTSTTETFAAITVNVDTRRWAGVPFYLRTGKRLGRRVTEVAVVFKKAPHLPFTSTATEDLTQNALVIRVQPDEGMTMRFGAKVPGTAMEIRDVNMDFAYGGSFTEASAEAYERLILDVLLGDPPLFPRHEEVELSWKILDPVMEHWARKGRPEPYDSGTWGPESADKMMARDGRTWRRP, from the coding sequence ATGACCTACACCAACCCCCTGCGCGACCCGCAGGACCGGCGGCTGCCCCGCATCGCCGGCCCGTGCGGGATGGTGCTCTTCGGCGTCACCGGTGACCTGTCGCGCAAGAAGGTCATGCCGGCGATCTACGACCTCGCCAACCGCGGTCTCCTGCCGCCCGGCTTCAGCCTCGTCGGCTTCGCGCGACGCGACTGGGCCGACCAGGACTTCGCGCAGATCGTGCACGACGCGGTCAAGGAGCACGCGCGCACGCCGTTCCGCGAGGAGGTCTGGAAGCAGCTGTCCGAGGGCTTCCGCTTCGTCCCCGGCAACTTCGACGACGACGACGCCTTCGACAACCTGCGCCGCACCGTCGAGGAGCTGGACCAGCTGCGCGGCACCGGCGGCAACATGGCGTTCTACCTCGCCATCCCGCCGGCGTTCTTCGGCACCGTCGTGGGCCAGCTCAAGGAGCACGGCCTCGCCGACCCAGGCCCCGACCAGTGGCGCCGGGTGGTGGTGGAGAAGCCGTTCGGGCACGACCTCGAGTCGGCCCGCGAGCTCAACGCGACGCTCGCCGGCGTCTTCCCGTCGGGGTCGGTCTTCCGGATCGACCACTACCTCGGCAAGGAGACGGTGCAGAACATCCTGGCGATGCGCTTCGCCAACAACATGTTCGAGCCGATCTGGAACTCCAACTACGTCGACCACGTGCAGATCACCATGGCCGAGGACATCGGCATCGGTGGCCGCGCCGGCTACTACGACGGCATCGGCGCGGCGCGCGACGTGATCCAGAACCACCTCCTCCAGCTCATGGCGCTCGTCGCGATGGAGGAGCCCATCGCGTTCGACGCCGAGAGCTTGCGGATCGAGAAGCAGAAGGTGCTCGCCTCGGCGAAGCTGCCGCAGCGCCTCGACCTGTCGACGGCTCGCGGCCAGTACACGGCCGGCTGGGCCGGCGGCGAGAAGGTCATCGGCTTCCTCGAGGAGGAGGGCATCAAGCAGACCTCCACCACCGAGACCTTCGCCGCGATAACGGTCAACGTCGACACGCGCCGCTGGGCGGGCGTCCCGTTCTACCTGCGCACCGGCAAGCGCCTGGGCCGCCGGGTCACCGAGGTCGCCGTGGTGTTCAAGAAGGCGCCCCACCTGCCGTTCACGTCCACCGCCACCGAGGACCTCACCCAGAACGCCCTCGTGATCCGGGTCCAGCCCGACGAGGGGATGACCATGCGGTTCGGCGCGAAGGTGCCCGGCACGGCGATGGAGATCCGCGACGTCAACATGGACTTCGCCTACGGCGGCTCCTTCACCGAGGCCAGTGCCGAGGCCTACGAGCGCCTCATCCTCGACGTCCTGCTCGGCGACCCGCCGCTCTTCCCGCGGCACGAGGAGGTCGAGCTCTCCTGGAAGATCCTCGACCCGGTCATGGAGCACTGGGCGAGGAAGGGCAGGCCCGAGCCCTACGACTCCGGCACCTGGGGTCCGGAGTCGGCGGACAAGATGATGGCGCGCGACGGCCGGACCTGGAGGAGGCCCTGA
- the tal gene encoding transaldolase — MNDRLKALADAGVSIWLDDLSRERLQTGNLADLVENSNVVGVTSNPAIFQAALADGERYDPQVRELAAAGADVEKATQTITTDDVREACKVLRPVFDVTDGVDGRVSIEVSPGLAHDTEQTVAEAAELWRIVDQPNLLIKIPGTKEGWPAITETIAAGISVNVTLIFGLEQYRNVMEAYVAGLEKALANGHALADIHSVASFFVSRVDGEIDKRLEATTEGPGTDPALRGKAGVANARLAFKLYEEFFAGERWEALEAEGARKQRPLWASTGVKNPDYDDTMYVVDLVVEDTVNTMPEKTLDAVADHGEVRGDRVRPFYDDAAAHMQALADAGIDYDDVIEVLLQEGVEKFLVAWDELQTTLAASLEAARS; from the coding sequence ATGAACGACCGTCTCAAGGCCCTGGCTGACGCCGGGGTGTCCATCTGGCTCGACGACCTCTCCCGCGAACGCCTCCAGACGGGCAACCTCGCCGACCTGGTCGAGAACAGCAACGTCGTCGGCGTGACGTCCAACCCGGCGATCTTCCAGGCCGCGCTGGCCGACGGCGAGCGCTACGACCCGCAGGTCCGCGAGCTCGCGGCCGCCGGTGCCGACGTCGAGAAGGCCACCCAGACCATCACCACCGACGACGTCCGCGAGGCGTGCAAGGTGCTGCGGCCCGTCTTCGACGTGACCGACGGAGTGGACGGTCGCGTGTCGATCGAGGTCTCCCCCGGTCTGGCGCACGACACCGAGCAGACCGTCGCGGAGGCGGCCGAGCTCTGGCGCATCGTCGACCAGCCCAACCTGCTCATCAAGATCCCCGGGACCAAGGAGGGGTGGCCGGCCATCACCGAGACGATCGCCGCCGGCATCTCGGTCAACGTCACGCTGATCTTCGGCCTGGAGCAGTACCGCAACGTGATGGAGGCCTACGTCGCCGGTCTGGAGAAGGCGCTGGCCAACGGCCACGCGCTCGCCGACATCCACTCGGTGGCGTCGTTCTTCGTCTCGCGCGTCGACGGCGAGATCGACAAGCGCCTCGAGGCCACCACGGAGGGTCCCGGCACCGACCCGGCCCTGCGCGGCAAGGCGGGCGTCGCCAACGCGCGCCTGGCCTTCAAGCTCTACGAGGAGTTCTTCGCCGGCGAGCGCTGGGAGGCGCTCGAGGCCGAGGGTGCCCGCAAGCAGCGGCCCCTGTGGGCCTCGACCGGCGTGAAGAACCCCGACTACGACGACACGATGTACGTCGTCGACCTCGTCGTCGAGGACACCGTCAACACCATGCCGGAGAAGACCCTCGACGCGGTCGCCGACCACGGCGAGGTGCGCGGCGACCGGGTGCGGCCGTTCTACGACGACGCCGCGGCGCACATGCAGGCGCTGGCCGACGCGGGCATCGACTACGACGACGTGATCGAGGTGCTGCTCCAGGAGGGCGTGGAGAAGTTCCTCGTCGCGTGGGACGAGCTCCAGACCACGCTGGCCGCGTCGCTCGAGGCAGCGCGGTCGTGA